In Trichoplusia ni isolate ovarian cell line Hi5 chromosome 13, tn1, whole genome shotgun sequence, the genomic window ATCTTAGGTATATTTCTTCACGAAGTTTCCCTTCACCGCTGTTAGGAAGCCTTAAAAAATACTGGTGCGTGCGTGCCAGGAATTAAAACTGCGTCCCTTGACTTATCAATCTGACGGTCATAGAATTAGGCTTTCCTTTCTATAAAGTTAATCATAAAGAAATATGTACGTAGTCTATTTTTCCTTTTAGATTCGAAGGCGAGGATATGGCTTATGAAGATCGTAAAAAGATGATGGCAGCCAGAAGAATTCTTGGGCTGGAACAACAAGTCCAAGAGAGGAAGGCGGCTGAGGAAGAGAGAAAGAAGGCTGAAGCTGCTTATATGGTAACGTATCACTGTAATATGGGAGTTGCTGCTAAATGAAAGGTCGAACGGAATTCCtcatattgtattttctttttcgatTCCCACACTAAGGAAATTAAACTTTGTGTAGCGACTAGCGAGGGGATTCACGAACATTCTGAATTTATCGGAAGATGATTTGAAGAAccgcataaatataatatcagattctaattgattttgtttttaaagatggCAAAAAGCCCGCGACGTCCGTGCTGGTGAGCTGGACAAGTTGGAACGTGAGTGTCGTATAGACTCGGGGCAGGCGAATCTCAAGTATAATGAAGCTCTNNNNNNNNNNNNNNNNNNNNNNNNNNNNNNNNNNNNNNNNNNNNNNNNNNNNNNNNNNNNNNNNNNNNNNNNNNNNNNNNNNNNNNNNNNNNNNNNNNNNNNNNNNNNNNNNNNNNNNNNNNNNNNNNNNNNNNNNNNNNNNNNNNNNNNNNNNNNNNNNNNNNNNNNNNNNNNNNNNNNNNNNNNNNNNNNNNNNNNNNNNNNNNNNNNNNNNNNNNNNNNNNNNNNNNNNNNNNNNNNNNNNNNNNNNNNNNNNNNNNNNNNNNNNNNNNNNNNNNNNNNNNNNNNNNNNNNNNNNNNNNNNNNNNNNNNNNNNNNNNNNNNNNNNNNNNNNNNNNNNNNNNNNNNNNNNNNNNNNNNNNNNNNNNNNNNNNNNNNNNNNNNNNNNNNNNNNNNNNNNNNNNNNNNNNNNNNNNNNNNNNNNNNNNNNNNNNNNNNNNNNNNNNNNNNNNNNNNNNNNNNNNNNNNNNNNNNNNNNNNNNNNNNNNNNNNNNNNNNNNNNNNNNNNNNNNNNNNNNNNNNNNNNNNNNNNNNNNNNNNNNNNNNNNNNNNNNNNNNNNNNNNNNNNNNNNNNNNNNNNNNNNNNNNNNNNNNNNNNNNNNNNNNNNNNNNNNNNNNNNNNNNNNNNNNNNNNNNNNNNNNNNNNNNNNNNNNNNNNNNNNNNNNNNNNNNNNNNNNNNNNNNNNNNNNNNNNNNNNNNNNNNNNNNNNNNNNNNNNNNNNNNNNNNNNNNNNNNNNNNNNNNNNNNNNNNNNNNNNNNNNNNNNNNNNNNNNNNNNNNNNNNNNNNNNNNNNNNNNNNNNNNNNNNNNNNNNNNNNNNNNNNNNNNNNNNNNNNNNNNNNNNNNNNNNNNNNNNNNNNNNNNNNNNNNNNNNNNNNNNNNNNNNNNNNNNNNNNNNNNNNNNNNNNNNNNNNNNNNNNNNNNNNNNNNNNNNNNNNNNNNNNNNNNNNNNNNNNNNNNNNNNNNNNNNNNNNNNNNNNNNNNNNNNNNNNNNNNNNNNGagaatttatttagattaattaaagAAGGAAGGCAGAAAAATTGCGATCAAACATATATTTTGGTTGGTAATTATCACGCTTATGCAGACTATCTTTGTTTTTGACAAGATCGTTAAGTGTCGAATAAAGGAAACGAGAAAAATGTTTATCCTTAGGAAAACCTAGGCaacatcaatcattttttaCAGATCTCTAGCATAAAATATTCCTTCTATCAAACATCTCTTATATAATACACGCATGTAATTGAATCCTACGCATGAATTAAGATAATGGTACAAATAAGAAATATGGGATGGATCTATTAACGAAATTTTGTGGGAGTCTTATCTTTACGATCGTATAGCACGCTCGGACTCATTTATGAAGATTTATATCTTCTGAATTACTTAAGCAGTCTTACGCCTTATTGTAAACCGCTAACAACTATCCCTTCCATAGTATGCAACTTAGGACCAGTTTAAAAAACACAAGCAGTGAGCTACAGAGAGCATCAGTTGAGGAAAATAGCATTTTGGTAGATACAACAAGACTCGCCTTTTTATTAAGAAGATTTATATAGTTAAGAACCTACTCAGTTAAGCATCAGATCCTTGTCAACTAGAAGACACCAGTTTACATGCATACAATATCGCTAAGCACCCACATCTCAAACGCCAGCTAACGCCATGCCCATCTATTATTTCCAATTGTCATGCTAACCAACGTCCCACGCCGTGTTTTTTCTCCATACTATATTCAGACACTCAAATGCCATTTGTTTCGATGTTTGCTAAGTTGTTTTACCGGTTAACGAATAGTACATAAACATTATATCGGCAAGGATAACGACCCCGCGCCTATGCTAATATATTTGCGTTTTTTATAACGCGGTGCCACGGTGCTTTACTTGCATCGGTTGGCAGTACCTAATTACGTATACATTATGTAATTCCCGATAAGTATTACTTATGTAAAGGTTGTTTTGGTCGATAAGAATTCTGTCCATACATTTTTCGCTTTGCTCATTATTTGTCATGTTGACAACTTTTACTTGCCTTGTTAGAATCTCAAGAACTCATTTTGTCGGGCATAGCGTTGAATCTTTCATAGACTTGTCATTAGAGATCTCATTTCGTAGTTTCTTTGTTTCCAAGTGTATATGAATAGTATTATCGTATTAATTGTTTACTTAGTAAGGATACAGCTAATTCACTTTGAAGAAGACCCTGGCTTTAAGCCAAGATTAAACGCATATCGACGATATCACCGGTTATGAACAAAGCTTAATGCCAATCAGAAACTTGACAAGTTAACAGCAGGAAAATAAGAGACAAATACTTAAGAGTACTCAATCTGGGTGATTGTACTTTTGAAATTTCACGTAAGTTTGAACATCGATCAAATATGACCCGATGATTACTTAAGTAGGTATTGAAATGAGAATATGTGATGAATTTCTTTCGAAACATTCTTCCTGAAACCTTGAAAAGCGTGTTAAGAAAAGATGAGAGAATTTAAGCCTTATGCTtggtctgagtctgggtgtttttgcaCATGTGACCCCAAGCGAAACAAGGATAAAAAAGTCatcaaaaaaaatcgaaaaattggcaaaagctaataatagcaatttaataaactaacaaaTTTCAAGTTTCTTGTtcctaaatattaaagttactcTAAGGAAGTATAGTTTCCTTTAGAAAGTCGGAAACACAAAACAACGTGAAACAAGTTATTCGGTGACGAGAGCTGTGCAAAGGAGAATATTACAACGTTACTGTCGCCACCACTTATTATAACTTGAACGATTGGGAAACAATTTTACGACGCCAATAAAGCATGCAGGACCAAAATGCTATCGGGAATGTCGTCTACGGCAAAATTCTCAAGGGGTATACTTAGTACAATTTTGAAATGGTGCATAATAAATGGCAATAGAATCGACATTTGTAACGGAATTCTACAAATGCCGTCGGTTGATAACAAGGAAGGTTAACACACCAAGAAATGCCAGTAAGCTGATATTCTGTTATACTATTGAATATTCGTATAGGGAAGGCACGGCGTGGGAGATATGTTGGACTTTCACCGACAACAAACACCCCCATTCTTAAGACATAAATTTATCCTAGAGTCAAACAATTTGACGCTTCTCAAAACTATGTACTTCTATTGTAATAGAACCTGAAACAAAAGTCACTTACCTCTGACATCAGGGTTTTCATTATACAGAAGTACAGAGACGGCTTTTCCAGTTGACTTCGGCGACACGCCTCTTGGTATCGCCATTGACACCAAACTCTTGAACCTCTATAgacaattacattttattagttttgttataaTGGTGTGTTGTCGTCCTTGTCTGATTGGCGTCAGAATAAAGGGATAGCTATATATTACAAGAAGGTTTATACCGTCTCAGAATATAGGTTCTAATTTATTGAGtacttaattcattttaaatacaggTATAGGTGGGTGattctccagaaaaaaataacacaagttaacgtcgtcattatcctcaccaactggtctaagtaactgtagtacaaaaattttaaaatttttaagttaTCTATTAATAGCCCGAGTACTTTacgaacttggataaaaataatatagaatacatcaatctgcagtatcaaaagtgtggtgaggataatgacgacgttaaattgtgttattttttttcggaGAGTCATCCAGGTACTATACTTTGTGCTAAAGGAAGGTTAAAGATTGAACGGTACTTGTCATAGGAAACAAATTGTcaggtatttgttttaatctatgtttttggtaaaactttCAAATATGTCAAGGTAATCTAACAtttatgcataaataaatttctattaattACTAGAATAATTATTGTTAGAATTATAGAACAAAGcgataaaattatcaattttaattctatatatttatattctagacTCACTGTTTTTATCTAGGTCGTTTTTCCGCTTGTTCGTTATGGAACAATGTACGTATTGTTGATGATATATTACTTATAGAGACCTTACTCTGTTTTTAAACTATCCCTAACTCTCAAAGGGTCTATTACCACGTCtttaagtaatttcattttattatggaagcgtgacagcgcaatacacggcgtatCTCTCTTCCATACCATAGTTTTTTGGTAAGGCGAGGGaatcagacttttactgactaaacctaacgcGCTGTGATaggtcatccgcgtttttgtgtcggtgtatggcaatactttgcaatccttcatacaatcTCTCTTCCATACCTGGAATACTTAACATTGCTTTGAAACGTGGCAATAGGCCTCCTAGACCTTTTAAGTTTGAGAAATGTTTTGCCGATGTCTCGCCTCTGCCGGAATATACCTATTTCAATTGTGTTCTATCGTAACCACCTCAGACTTGACAGTCCTGAAATCTTATCGCTTGGATATCACAGCGCATAGAAAGCCATGGGGCAGTAAAACATTTCGTTATTACTTACGTTTCCAGCTTCCTTCACGAGGTCTGCTGACCTACCCTCATTCATCAGCTTGATATCAATGTTGTTGATGTTTATCTTAGACAAAAAGTTGCCCAAGTCTGTCTTGCCTGTTGGCTGGGGCCATAGTAGACCTGTAGAAGAAAATATACCTTTaataaaccaaacaaaaaaataactgggAGATCACAAccttaaataacttttaaaccAGTTTATGTTGATATCTgcccaatttatttataaaagtttgtatCTGTTTATGGCATTTTATCCAATATCAAAATGAGGTCcaaaatacattgttaaaataataaaaaatgattaccTCGATAAAGGAACACCGCAGGTAAGAACCCCattactttcaaataaaatgacatgtaaaaggtATCTAATTCGCATTAGGACCCAATcgcattaaaatacaattatgtttatgttaattgTCCCTTCcataaatttacataatgaaaaacataattctGGTTCTGAGGGGTCAAGgaacataaaacattgttatttaagaTGAGACTtcaatttatgtaaatgtcCTCAAAATTGTCagaaaagctttaaaaattacgttttattaGAATTGGCATCTTGCGTGACTCTACCTTCTAAATGATTTTTGGCATTCAAATAAGAATTCAATACCTGTGGCGCTTTGGTCAAAGACCTCATGTGTTTAAAGTTTTGGTATTCGGAAAAATCGCCTAAATTGACGTCCTGGTTTTATATGTTTTACTgaattctgataaaaaatatttaaaagaaacatttgaaGTTTAAGCCCAACAATTAGCAACATATTCATCCTATATAACAATGAAATTCTGTCTGGGTTCAGGTAAAGACATATTATGGTATGGCATCCAATTTCTTGTCCCGAAATAAAGAATTCTCATACAAACAgctaaaatatacttaaagctattgaagtttatttattataagggTCATTCAAGGCCACCCCTGTGATTATGATATTACAATGGAATGAGGGATATAGGGCAAAGCGCTCGCTCCACGCCGACGCGACGACGATAGTAAATCAGTCAACTATAACGTTATATTAGGTACAGTCGTAGTTACTCGTGCCTCATTAGAGAACTAGAGAGTGTGAACGCTAAATATGTATCGCTGGTACCTTCTGAAGTACTATTACTAACGCGGGATAACAAGTGACGGTGTTCTGCACGGCGCAGCACTGCGTCTCCCTACAACTGCAATCCTCTCAGTTTAGTACCCTGTAAGGTGACTATTAGGGCAAAACTGCCTAAGTTTGCCTCAATGTCTTTAATGACTTACCCTGTAGAAATCCACGAAAATGGCTCAAATAAGAATATACGaaatctttgtttttgtaaagtgtctagtttagttattttgcctaATATTACATATCTGTTGTTCTTAGTATAgagtataattatgtaattgcttaaatattgttattaatattgtttttataacactGCTTTGGGTTCtctgtgtaaataaatgtttctacaTTCCATTTGACAATAATAAAGACAATATGACTCTTTACAGCGACGTTCTTCAATGCGACTTTAAAAAGGGGCTATTATATAGATCCAAAAATTTatcatacaaacataatttcaatttattttcgccTTTTTTTCTTACGAGTGTACGGGGTGACGCATATCTGACATTAAAAAAACCAGCTCCGGTCGTAGCACGAGTCACGACTCTACTCTTATACAACATAACAATATTGTTGCGTGTCCGACTATCGATTAACTTCGCGATTATATCTTTGCCGAAATATTAAATAGAGTATTGAACCCACGATTGACAACTAACGGAGTTCGTAGAATGCCtataaagtcaaataaataataatactttaattttcaagcaaaaatgttacgaaattaatttaagGCACAATAAAATGACTTAGCATGACGGATTCATCCACCAATGTGTaactaataaaatcaataagtaTTTGAAATGCATTCCCAagcgatttaattaaattagaaaataattaaatcacgCGCTATTCATAATCTTGAAATATGTcgatactaaaattaaaaagaaggtATTCTCGTAAAAGGAAGATTCCAAATTTTACTAGTAGAGAAGATTGTCTAATAATACTTATCTAAAGCCATTAATAGAATAACATTTACCGAACAAAGACGTGTCAACTTGAGTAGACAATCTAATAAGAATTATCTTGTAATACAATTTGAGACCTATAGAATATGACACAGATTTATCATgtatcaaagttatttttacaaCCACTATAACaacttataaatgttaaatattttgggAAATACTAAGGTTACGAATTCGCGCCATCATTTGCATGACCGCTGCttttttctgataaatataAGCATCGATATCGTTCGTAGTGCTTCAATATTAAATCC contains:
- the LOC113499899 gene encoding chitooligosaccharidolytic beta-N-acetylglucosaminidase-like — translated: MWLQRFCIYAVYIVVLSLCVSTAEDPSPWRWSCEDKRCVKTRNDPQNKDPVLSLEACKMFCNDYGLLWPQPTGKTDLGNFLSKININNIDIKLMNEGRSADLVKEAGNRFKSLVSMAIPRGVSPKSTGKAVSVLLYNENPDVRGK